Proteins from a genomic interval of Flammeovirgaceae bacterium SG7u.111:
- a CDS encoding response regulator: MKKYQILIADDQQETIRVLVQLISSFSAQYKVLSANSGEIAFRLASERKPDLIILDWCMPDLDGIETLTKLKKQSITKDIPVIILTGKKTEDEDLEYALSAGAVDYIKKPINKVEFKARINSAIRLAESYKTVMRQQKELAQLNDQLKEQVEVKTKDLQESTELYMLLAENYPNGIVSVLTGEFVYEFVSGKELDELGLGHEEFLGNKVTDIFDKTNSGIIVKEYEKVKQGESTTFEIMYKGNNYLMSASPISNEEGEINRIFSVSQNITPQKETEKQLKENKRFIEKAMKASPSVLYILDLESQKPTYISKNSERLLGFTPSELMKKSGKKLLELVHPEDREMFCEFLVKRGKSFDDVVDELEYRVQHKEGNWIWILAKETVFTQNNEGHPLLTIGTISDITENKERHEKEIQLLHKKEMLNKALQDREVRLEESLNNLMLVNEKLARNEAQLKAQNAELKKINSELDNFVYRAAHDLRSPVTTVLGLLELNRNETDIDKIRHYSRLQEQSLRKLDRFISYIVNISKNARVEIASQEINFKAFLEIILKQLLPPSKNIIINQEIEVIQESPFYSDQRRLYDIFSNLIANSIQYRNPYTTEPFIKVKVNVNENVASIEVSDNGVGISEEHVNRVFEMFYRGNENSTGSGLGLYIVKETVNRLQGELSVESLPGSGTRFSIEIPNLKDNVPA; the protein is encoded by the coding sequence ATGAAAAAATACCAAATATTAATCGCAGACGACCAGCAAGAGACCATTCGGGTTTTGGTTCAGCTTATTAGCTCATTTAGTGCACAATATAAAGTGCTTAGTGCTAATAGTGGGGAAATTGCATTCAGACTAGCTTCCGAAAGAAAACCAGACTTAATAATTCTTGACTGGTGTATGCCAGACCTAGATGGGATAGAGACGTTAACTAAACTAAAAAAACAAAGTATAACCAAGGATATTCCTGTTATTATTCTGACAGGGAAAAAAACAGAAGATGAGGATTTAGAATATGCCTTGAGCGCAGGCGCGGTAGATTATATAAAGAAACCTATTAATAAAGTAGAGTTTAAAGCAAGGATCAATTCTGCAATAAGGCTGGCCGAATCGTATAAAACGGTAATGAGGCAGCAAAAAGAGCTTGCCCAGCTAAATGACCAGCTGAAGGAGCAGGTAGAGGTAAAAACCAAAGACCTTCAAGAAAGCACGGAGCTTTATATGCTGTTGGCTGAAAATTATCCTAATGGAATAGTTTCGGTATTGACAGGTGAGTTTGTTTATGAGTTTGTTTCAGGGAAAGAGCTTGATGAGCTAGGTTTGGGGCACGAAGAGTTTTTGGGCAATAAGGTTACCGATATTTTTGACAAGACCAACTCCGGAATCATTGTAAAAGAGTATGAAAAGGTCAAACAAGGGGAAAGTACTACTTTTGAAATTATGTACAAGGGCAACAACTATTTGATGAGTGCCAGCCCTATTAGTAATGAAGAAGGAGAGATCAATAGAATATTTTCCGTTTCCCAAAATATTACCCCGCAAAAAGAAACAGAAAAACAACTTAAAGAAAATAAGAGGTTCATAGAAAAAGCAATGAAGGCTAGTCCTTCGGTGTTATATATACTTGATTTGGAGAGCCAAAAACCTACCTACATTAGTAAAAATAGCGAGCGCTTATTAGGCTTTACCCCAAGCGAATTGATGAAAAAGTCTGGTAAGAAATTATTGGAACTTGTCCATCCTGAAGATCGGGAGATGTTTTGCGAGTTCTTGGTAAAGAGAGGGAAGTCTTTTGATGATGTAGTGGATGAGCTGGAATACAGAGTTCAGCATAAGGAAGGGAATTGGATCTGGATATTGGCAAAAGAAACTGTTTTTACACAAAACAATGAAGGACACCCGCTGCTTACCATTGGCACTATTTCCGACATTACCGAAAATAAGGAGAGGCACGAGAAGGAAATCCAGCTATTGCACAAAAAAGAGATGCTGAATAAAGCCTTGCAAGATAGAGAGGTTAGGTTGGAAGAGTCGCTTAATAATTTGATGTTGGTAAATGAAAAGCTTGCTCGCAACGAAGCGCAGCTTAAAGCTCAAAATGCCGAGCTGAAAAAGATCAATAGCGAACTAGATAATTTTGTGTACAGGGCAGCACATGACCTCCGTTCCCCTGTAACTACTGTGCTAGGCTTATTAGAATTGAACAGGAATGAAACGGATATAGACAAAATCCGACATTATAGCAGATTGCAAGAGCAAAGCCTGCGGAAGCTAGACCGATTTATCAGCTATATCGTAAATATTTCAAAAAATGCGAGGGTAGAAATAGCAAGCCAAGAAATAAACTTCAAAGCATTTTTAGAGATAATTCTTAAGCAATTGCTCCCTCCTTCAAAAAACATTATCATCAATCAGGAAATAGAGGTGATACAAGAAAGCCCCTTTTATTCAGATCAGCGAAGGTTGTATGATATTTTTAGCAATTTGATAGCCAACTCTATTCAATACCGCAACCCCTATACAACTGAACCATTTATTAAGGTGAAGGTAAATGTAAACGAGAACGTAGCTTCTATTGAGGTGAGCGACAACGGGGTGGGTATTTCCGAAGAACATGTAAATAGGGTATTTGAAATGTTCTATAGAGGAAATGAAAATAGTACTGGTTCGGGGCTTGGTTTGTATATAGTGAAGGAAACGGTAAACAGGCTTCAAGGCGAACTTTCTGTTGAATCACTCCCAGGTTCGGGCACGAGGTTTTCAATAGAAATCCCAAATTTGAAAGATAATGTGCCCGCTTAG